aatgaccTCCCGGCTCAAAATCATTTCTGAGAATAAATGATtaacatacacagtaaaaataaaaggtgAATTCAGATGAAGGCCGGTGTATGTTGACCCTTCCTCCACTGCCTTCAGTGCACTATTGGCTGGCTACCATTAAACAGCAAGACAATAACCTCCAGTGTCAACATTCAGCGTTATTTAGACTACTGTTTCTAAGCAACCACCAAAAGCCAGGCAACAGATGTCTGTGATGAGGTCTGAGGTCTGATCAGATGAACGGTTTCTAAACACATACATTCAATGAGAGTGCCTGCCCCTTGTTTTCCCATTGGACTGATGCCATTTACTCTTAAAGGAGCAGGTTCTCTCCCTTCCCGTGAAAGTAGCTGAGACCAGGCAGAGAGCCATGAGTCACGGCAGTGAATCTTACAGTAAATTCTAGAAAGTTCTGCGACTGCTAGGCCCTCATTTTCCTCACCGCTGCAGGGCTGCTTGGAGCTCTCGTAGGAGGGTGCGATTTCGGGGACCGGGGATGCCCCTGCTGGAGTCCAGTGTTGCTCCCCTCTCAGCTAACCTCTAAAACCAAGACACAGGTGTATGAAAATATCCATGTAGTACTCTGACGCTGAATTCCAACAAAATTGCTGAGATCAAAGCGGCAACTCCTCACCGAATAAATGATGAGGGTAGAAAATAAGAGTGAATGAAAATGACCAATTGCTGATATGCTTACCTgcctgtctgcttgtctgtcctccagctcctccctcagACAGTGAGCTATCAGAGCCCCAGCCACATCCTGGGCCCTCTGTGTGGTCAGCGTCCAGTCCAGGCACCGCCTCTCTTTCTCCGTCAGCCTGATGGTCCCCCGCAGCTCTGACATCTCCTCCTGAACACAGAAACCCGCAGAGGATGAGCCCCCCAAATGCCCCTATGTTTCCAAGGTGAAGTTCTGtacatcaatttaaaaataaacccctTCACAATGTAACTTTTAAGTGAAGATTAGCAAGAAACATTTCTGAGAGTAGGCCTGATGTTGAGTTCCTGTCAGTTCACCCTAAtgtgggaataaaaaaaatttctcatAAAGTGGGCTGAATGTTCAATAATGGTCCTTCCCATGGGAGTATAAGCATTCCTAATATTCCTAAAATCCCTAATGGAAATGCTCCCATGTAAATAAGAAAGACTTTAAAAGCAGGGAGGAACTGGGTATGTAACTAACCCTGACAGTAACCAGCTCGTACAGCAGAGCGGCCTTCTCCCTCTTAATGCTGTGAGGCCTGGTGGTTTCCTGACTCCTGGACCCAAGAAGAGTGCCTGTGTCTGGGCTGGGTTTCCGCTCTCCATCGGGCTCCCGTGCTGGgacacacactgctgccctgtccTGCTTCAGTTTCATGATTTTCTCTCGAATGACCTTTTCCTGCCCCTCTAAGGTTGATGGAGTTCCCCTAGTGTAACACAGGGGTGGGTATAAATAAACTTGCAACAATGGAtcgttatactgtatatacactatacaGATGTGACAAAAGCCTGCTGTGTCTTTAAATCATGCCTCTATGTTAGATAAACCTGTGTTCTAAGATTCACTTAAACTTGATGCAGTATGAGTCAAACCTGCTGGGTTGGTGCTCAACAGCCTCCTTAGCACCCCCTGGTGGTGAAAGAGTGGGCAAAGATTCCCCAGTCTCTGGACTTGTGGTTTCTGGTTTTAAATCCCTCGGCAGCGGGCTTTCTTTTACAGTCTCTGTAAAAATGAGATTCACAGTAAGTGTGTACACAGCCTAGGTACACTCAGCATAGACTCAGATATTGTGGACCACACACCTGTTGCCTCCCTGGGCTCTGGCATGCCCTGTTGTTTCCTGCTATCATACAGACATAGGAGCGCATTGTAGGCCTCTTCACACTCCTCACTGTCAATCATGCAACAAATGATCAATGAATTACAAAagattttacacagcattttctCTGGAATAAAGCATGTTGGAGGAAGTAATAATGTCTCTAATGCTGAATTATAATTTATGTTCCAGCCTACAACAGGAGTGTACaacatttaacttttaaattCTATGGTATCACGCTGGTCCAATTCTACTGTTTTTAGTGTCTGTAATTCAACACCGCAGTAAATGAAGATTCTTCCTCAATGGTTTCGTGAGATGAAATAAAGGTGGAAttgaatgaatatattttatatgttttattgtCCAGTGAATATGGTCTGTAAGTCAATTAGCATTTATAATGACAATTAGCTATCAGGTCTTGAACTACCTTCATTAGTGAACTGCCTTCACTAATTAATTCACCTGTATTTCAGAGCCATTTGCAgggctgtgctgttagcctcgTGTCTGCTGAGAGTCATGCTGATTTGCTCTGactcccccttcctcctctccaggGCAGCAGACAGGCGCTCATTCCTTGCTTTCAGCCTCTCTATACACCTGTAGGAATGAACAGGATGTCATGGCTGATGTTGAGATGCTTAGCTGGGATCAGCAGGATCGCAGGCCACTCAGAGTCTAACCTCTGGAGACGGTCGGTCTCTGTCTCCAAGCCGCCCGACACACTTGAGCTGGGGCTACCGGAGACTGGGGGGccgagagaggaagagaagggcaGTGTGCTGTCGCCCCCTGTGGCGAATGCTGGAAATGCAGCGGTTGGCCTTCTTAGGAGCAAGGGGGATCCAGGGAAAGGGGGGGATGCCCAGCAAGGACTCATGGCTCCGCTTGAGGAACTGGAAGGGCTGgtcggaggggaggggctgcccCCAGCATGCATGTGCTTCTGAAGGCTAAGCAGCTAAAATAGAGGTGAGGAGTCAATGAATTATGGCAGGTCAAGGTTATAATGATTTCATAAGTCATAACAAACTCTGAGTTTTATTCACCACAAGCACACTACCCTGCCtcccaaaattaaataaaaactctaATGATACCACAGACCTTTAACTgcagtttgtttctttcttccttcAAGCTGTTcagtgtgacctttgacctgcatAGCTCATTCTCCCGGCACTGCAAGGTAGCACGGAGGGTgcagttgtgtttgtgtaaagACAGGACGTTGTGCTGATATTTCTGCTTCTCCTCAGCAGGGAGTTCTGAGGGATACGAGATTCCAaactctctctccagctcttcCAGAACCTGCATCCAGAAAATTGCACAAATTGCTTGAAATATGCTggattcaaaatgaatgatGGCAATGTTATTTCAGTGGGCTATTCCATATGACACACCTGTGTGGCCTTGACCCAGCTCTCTGTAGCAGCAGTCAGGTGCTGGgtgtgtttttcctcattgcAGGCAGTGAGTGGGGCAGCCCAGGTCCTTCCTTCAATCACTGAACCTTCTAGAGCAGCCAGAGCCCCCTGCAGTTCCATCCACAGCTGAGCACTGTCCTCTAAAGGACAAAATTATCAGAACAGAGATATACcaatattttcagtgtaattaCTTGATAAACAGCATCACTTGATAG
This is a stretch of genomic DNA from Anguilla rostrata isolate EN2019 chromosome 4, ASM1855537v3, whole genome shotgun sequence. It encodes these proteins:
- the ushbp1 gene encoding colorectal mutant cancer protein, which encodes MDSAEWLGDQKEVLTEEKRAETCKVETPVPTGPSELEVAQCEAEMGTLLKVIAELNGRMNALQTTRDSVDSATLGQEESNIPTPGSLPNPSSQGIPEEMDLPTPSETSGTENEDSAQLWMELQGALAALEGSVIEGRTWAAPLTACNEEKHTQHLTAATESWVKATQVLEELEREFGISYPSELPAEEKQKYQHNVLSLHKHNCTLRATLQCRENELCRSKVTLNSLKEERNKLQLKLLSLQKHMHAGGSPSPPTSPSSSSSGAMSPCWASPPFPGSPLLLRRPTAAFPAFATGGDSTLPFSSSLGPPVSGSPSSSVSGGLETETDRLQRCIERLKARNERLSAALERRKGESEQISMTLSRHEANSTALQMALKYSEECEEAYNALLCLYDSRKQQGMPEPREATETVKESPLPRDLKPETTSPETGESLPTLSPPGGAKEAVEHQPSRGTPSTLEGQEKVIREKIMKLKQDRAAVCVPAREPDGERKPSPDTGTLLGSRSQETTRPHSIKREKAALLYELVTVREEMSELRGTIRLTEKERRCLDWTLTTQRAQDVAGALIAHCLREELEDRQADRQRLAERGATLDSSRGIPGPRNRTLLRELQAALQREQVLKRRVTAVRESLDTALTDSATRRRYSEEERAQLVLAHSKAAETYRSARRKYREQLWRLERQVTAMSERHMTQITGLKATLEALEWKREETVL